In one Portunus trituberculatus isolate SZX2019 chromosome 31, ASM1759143v1, whole genome shotgun sequence genomic region, the following are encoded:
- the LOC123511547 gene encoding glycerophosphocholine cholinephosphodiesterase ENPP6-like → MYGRVWSAWAVAVVVVWACGGGGSGGVVLALFTTTTTTTTTTTSTPKDLIVIILYGFKGVTEEQLQEGDFPGFARLRADGVRAPYLPQAAASSPLPPAASSTTSQPPAATLLAGLYMEKEEKDNGSGEGITKSTTPQFSVKRLPERAKSAAWWRTVEPLWVTSARHNLSSALFNFYRCEAPWVSGDQFCVPAPPAPPPDARTLTPHLHHALDLLQGGGYSLALVWASGGLGSSRGGNIGGSNKDDMGGVGAAWRAVDVSLLDLQHALQDRGIANQTHVIVITNPEDVSPPPPPHLVTSSGQPLGEQATTTTTTTTTTTTTTSSFGSLYALGPMFRSGEEVSRYTTPSDIYHLLRLVLHLPPAPYPANHTIAHLQDFSCHPLPAAGDSWVWTAG, encoded by the exons ATGTACGGGCGTGTATGGTCAGCgtgggcggtggcggtggtggtggtgtgggcatgtggtggtggtggcagtggcggtgtggtgttggcgctcttcaccaccaccactaccaccaccacaaccacaacatcaACACCCAAAGACCTCATCGTTATTATCCTATAtgg GTTCAAAGGCGTGACTGAGGAGCAGCTGCAGGAGGgggacttcccaggcttcgcgaGGCTGCGAGCTGACGGTGTGAGAGCCCCATATCTGCCCCAAGCCGCCGCCTCCTCACCTCTGCCACCTgccgcctcctccaccacgTCCCAACCCCCTGCCGCCACCCTACTGGCAG GTCTGtatatggagaaggaggagaaagacaatggTAGCGGCGAGGGAATAACGAAGTCCACCACCCCTCAGTTCTCTGTGAAGCGTCTGCCAGAGAGAGCGAAGAGCGCGGCTTGGTGGCGGACGGTGGAGCCTCTGTGGGTCACCTCGGCTCGTCACAACCTTAGCTCTGCGCTCTTCAACTTCTACAG GTGTGAGGCGCCCTGGGTGTCCGGGGACCAGTTCTGCGTGCCCGCGCCCCCCGCCCCCCCTCCTGACGCCCGCACCCTCACGCCACACCTCCATCACGCCCTCGACCTGCTGCAGGGGGGCGGCTACTCCCTGgcactg GTCTGGGCAAGCGGCGGTCTGGGCAGCAGCAGAGGTGGCAACATTGGTGGCAGCAACAAGGATGACATGGGAGGAGTAGGAGCGGCGTGGCGTGCAGTAGATGTGTCCCTCCTCGATCTCCAGCACGCTCTCCAAGACCGCGGTATTGccaaccag acccacgtcatcgtcatcaccaaCCCTGAGGACGTGTCACCAcccccacctccccacctcGTCACTAGCAGCGGGCAGCCTCTCGGGGaacaagccaccaccaccaccaccaccaccaccactaccaccaccaccaccagcagctttGGGTCCCTGTACGCTCTTGGCCCCA TGTTCCGTTCTGGCGAGGAAGTCAGCCGATACACAACACCTTCGGACATCTATCACCTTCTTCGCCTCGTCCTGCACTTGCCACCCGCCCCTTACCCTGCTAATCACACCATTGCACATCTCCAGGACTTCTCGTGCCATCCCCTTCCTGCTGCGGGCGACTCCTGGGTGTGGACAGCTGGCTAG